Genomic window (Actinomycetes bacterium):
GTCGCGCGCTACCCCATGGCGCGGCCGTGGCGGCTCAGCCTGGACGGCTTCGCCGCCAGCGCCGGCCTGCACCCCGAGTTCGTCCGCCGCCTGGTGACGCTCGGCTCCTGCAGGCGACCCGTGACGGCGTCGGCGAGCTGTGGTTCACCCACGCCGACCTGGTCACCCTCGCCCGGATCCAGCGCCTGCGTGCCGGCCTGTCGCTGAACTATGCCGCGATCGGCCTGGTGCTGGACCTCCTTGACCGCATCGACGTCCTTGAGCGCGCCCTGCGCACCCGGCCCCGAGAGCCAGCAAGGAGTGATGACCAGCTGTGGATCTCAACCGTCTGACCCAGAAGTCCCAGGAGGCCTTGCACGACGCCCAGACCAAGGCGCTGCGGTTCGGCCATACCGAGGTCGACGGCGAGCACCTGCTGCTGGCCCTGCTCGACCAGCCCGAGGGGCTGGCGACCCGGCTGCTCATTGCGGCCGGCGCGGACCCGGACGCGCTCCGCACCGGGATCGAGGCGGAGCTCGGCCGCCGGCCGCGGGTGACCGGACCCGGAGCCGCTCCCGGGCAGGTGATGGTCACCCAGCGGCTGGCCCGCCTGTTCGACGCCGCCGAGCGGGAGGCGGGCCGGCTCAAGGACGAGTACGTTTCGGTCGAGCACCTGGTGCTGGCGCTCATCGACGAGGGCTCGGCCACGGCCGCCGGGCGGCTCCTGAAGGAGCAGGGCCTCACCCGGGAGCGCTACCTGACCGCCCTCACCCGGGTCCGCGGCAACCAGCGGGTCACCTCCGCGATGCCCGAGGCTGCCTACGAAGCCCTGGAGAAGTACGGGCGCGACCTGGTGGCCGACGCCCGCGACGGCAAGCTCGACCCGGTGATCGGGCGCGACGCCGAGATCCGCCGGGTGATGCAGATCCTGTCCCGCAAGACCAAGAACAACCCGGTGCTGATCGGTGATCCCGGGGTCGGCAAGACCGCCATCGTGGAGGGCCTGGCCCAGCGGATCGTGCGCGGGGACGTGCCCGAGGGGCTGCGCGACAAGACCATCTTCGCACTCGACATGGGCTCGCTGGTGGCGGGGGCGAAGTACCGGGGCGAGTTCGAAGAGCGGCTCAAGGCGGTGCTCAACGAGGTCCGCGCCGGGCAGGGCCGCATCCTGCTGTTCATCGACGAGCTGCACACAGTGGTCGGCGCCGGCGCCGCCGAGGGCGCGATGGACGCCGGCAACATGCTCAAGCCGATGCTGGCCCGCGGCGAGCTGCACATGATCGGGGCCACCACCGTCAACGAGTACCGCAGGCACATCGAGAAGGACGCCGCCCTGGAGCGCCGCTTCCAGCCGGTGCTGGTCGACGAGCCCAGCGTCGAGGACACCATCTCGATCCTGCGGGGGCTGCGTGAACGCCTCGAGGTCTTCCACGGCGTCAAGATCCAGGACGGCGCCCTGGTCGCCGCGGCCGTCCTCAGCCACCGCTACATCACCGACCGGTTCCTGCCCGACAAGGCGATCGACCTGGTCGACGAGGCGTGCGCGCGGTTGCGCACCGAGATCGACTCGATGCCGGCCGAGCTGGACGAGCTGACCCGCCGGGT
Coding sequences:
- a CDS encoding chaperone modulator CbpM, which gives rise to MAAQPGRLRRQRRPAPRVRPPPGDARLLQATRDGVGELWFTHADLVTLARIQRLRAGLSLNYAAIGLVLDLLDRIDVLERALRTRPREPARSDDQLWISTV